Proteins from a single region of Aquirhabdus parva:
- the folD gene encoding bifunctional methylenetetrahydrofolate dehydrogenase/methenyltetrahydrofolate cyclohydrolase FolD, with protein sequence MATLLDGRALAGQIEADLKVRVAALKEKSGRTPILATILVGDDGASATYVRMKGNACARVGMQSLKVELPQSTTTEQLLAEIEKLNANPDVHGILLQHPVPAQIDERACFDAIALAKDVDGVTCLGFGRMSMDEPAYGSATPQGIMTLLTENKIQIEGQHAVVVGRSAILGKPMAMMLLAANATVTICHSRTKNLPELVKQADIVVGAVGKAELIKKDWIKAGAVVVDAGFHPREGGGVGDIELVGIEQIASAYTPVPGGVGPMTITTLIRQTVEAAEKALASA encoded by the coding sequence ATGGCAACGTTGCTAGATGGTCGTGCGCTTGCAGGACAAATTGAAGCGGATTTAAAGGTGCGTGTCGCCGCATTAAAAGAAAAATCAGGCCGTACTCCAATTTTAGCAACGATTCTGGTCGGCGATGACGGTGCGTCTGCAACCTATGTGCGCATGAAGGGGAATGCTTGTGCACGTGTTGGTATGCAATCGCTTAAAGTCGAGTTGCCACAATCGACCACGACTGAACAACTTTTGGCTGAAATTGAAAAATTGAATGCCAATCCAGATGTGCACGGAATTTTATTGCAGCACCCCGTTCCTGCACAGATCGATGAGCGCGCCTGTTTTGATGCAATTGCATTGGCAAAGGATGTGGATGGGGTAACCTGCCTTGGCTTTGGTCGTATGAGCATGGATGAGCCGGCGTATGGCTCAGCAACGCCACAAGGCATCATGACGCTCTTGACTGAAAACAAGATTCAAATCGAAGGCCAACATGCAGTTGTAGTTGGACGTAGTGCAATCTTGGGTAAACCGATGGCGATGATGCTGCTTGCTGCCAATGCCACGGTGACAATTTGTCATTCACGCACCAAGAATTTACCTGAACTGGTGAAGCAAGCCGATATCGTAGTCGGTGCCGTCGGTAAAGCAGAGTTGATTAAAAAAGATTGGATTAAGGCTGGCGCTGTAGTGGTCGATGCCGGTTTCCACCCACGTGAAGGCGGCGGCGTCGGGGATATCGAGTTGGTTGGTATAGAACAGATTGCCAGCGCGTATACGCCGGTTCCCGGTGGTGTAGGACCGATGACCATCACGACTTTGATTCGTCAAACGGTAGAAGCTGCTGAAAAAGCCCTCGCTTCAGCTTAA
- a CDS encoding tyrosine-type recombinase/integrase, with protein MPKLVVPLTDPQIKKAKYDSTGSNKLRDGGGLFLLLDKNGSKYWHMDYTRPVTKKRNTLAFGIYPYTTLAKARELRDSARKLIAQGLDPSDQKKQDAAEAQISLNNSFEAIALEWLERQQIADVTKNKALYLLKFAFAGFGKKPIRDVLPIDVLKVCRAAEAEGHLEKAHRIKSKCSQVFRYAIASTILETDPTRDLRGALKSVEVTHHAAIIDPLQVGQLLKAIDNYSGQLVTIAALKLAPLTFVRPGELRAAKWADINLEKGLWSYTPPKTKKQTKVELIVPLSTQALSILKDMHLLSTNSEYVFPSLYTNLRCMSEGTINQALRRMGYGKDEMCGHGFRAMARTILEEVLEYPIEIIEQQLGHQVRDMHGRAYNRTRHLDKRKDMMQAWANYLDSIKSI; from the coding sequence ATGCCAAAACTCGTTGTACCTCTAACAGACCCCCAAATAAAAAAAGCCAAGTACGATAGCACTGGCTCTAATAAGCTACGTGACGGTGGTGGACTCTTTTTACTACTCGACAAAAATGGTAGCAAATATTGGCACATGGACTATACGCGCCCCGTGACCAAAAAAAGAAATACGCTGGCATTCGGAATATATCCTTACACCACACTAGCTAAAGCAAGAGAACTTCGTGATAGCGCACGAAAATTAATTGCTCAAGGCTTAGACCCTTCTGATCAGAAAAAGCAAGATGCAGCAGAAGCACAAATTAGTTTAAATAATAGTTTTGAAGCCATTGCTTTAGAGTGGCTTGAACGGCAGCAGATAGCAGATGTAACCAAGAATAAAGCTTTATACTTATTGAAATTCGCTTTTGCAGGCTTTGGTAAAAAGCCTATCCGAGATGTTCTACCTATTGACGTTCTAAAAGTTTGCCGTGCAGCAGAAGCCGAAGGACATTTAGAAAAAGCTCATCGCATTAAATCAAAATGTAGCCAAGTATTCAGATATGCCATAGCATCTACAATCCTAGAAACTGACCCAACTCGTGATTTACGTGGAGCATTAAAATCTGTCGAAGTCACACATCATGCCGCTATTATTGACCCGCTTCAAGTAGGTCAACTACTAAAAGCCATTGATAATTATTCAGGTCAACTCGTCACTATCGCAGCCCTAAAACTTGCCCCTCTGACCTTTGTTAGACCGGGGGAATTAAGAGCAGCTAAGTGGGCAGATATAAACCTAGAAAAAGGTTTATGGAGCTACACGCCACCTAAGACGAAAAAGCAAACCAAAGTTGAACTGATCGTACCGCTATCCACACAGGCACTTTCAATATTGAAAGATATGCATCTTCTTTCGACCAATAGTGAATATGTCTTCCCTTCCCTTTACACCAATCTAAGATGCATGTCCGAAGGTACAATTAACCAAGCCTTAAGACGCATGGGCTACGGCAAAGACGAAATGTGTGGTCATGGCTTTAGAGCAATGGCACGTACCATCCTTGAAGAAGTCTTAGAGTATCCAATAGAGATCATAGAACAACAGTTAGGGCATCAAGTCCGTGATATGCACGGCAGAGCATACAATCGAACTAGGCACTTAGATAAACGTAAGGATATGATGCAAGCATGGGCTAACTATCTCGACTCAATAAAATCTATATAA
- a CDS encoding helix-turn-helix domain-containing protein, whose protein sequence is MEDSDKAKLKAFGDRVRELRLQMTPPLSQEKLALVSGLARSYLGDIERGNRNIAILNIHRLAEALKIEPARLLEPPTQKSGE, encoded by the coding sequence ATGGAAGATTCAGACAAAGCAAAATTAAAAGCTTTTGGGGATCGAGTACGAGAATTAAGACTACAAATGACTCCGCCACTATCTCAAGAAAAACTTGCTCTAGTCAGTGGATTAGCTCGAAGTTACTTAGGGGATATTGAACGTGGGAATAGAAACATTGCTATCTTGAATATTCATCGATTAGCTGAAGCGTTAAAGATTGAGCCAGCACGCCTATTAGAGCCACCTACACAAAAGAGTGGCGAATGA